A genomic window from Bicyclus anynana chromosome 11, ilBicAnyn1.1, whole genome shotgun sequence includes:
- the LOC112051511 gene encoding uncharacterized protein LOC112051511, which yields MFIRNKKCKLSHKMMIRLNNFLYVFNLRQGTILIAVHQIALSSFVLIILLVGISHVGEMMSMLHNDMLDDAERRGFYEIAYGEHLTFHEGGVVSTNNQLRFAKAQHLASVTVIFLYTSTILTSIYLMCCVSLLHGAVKYKREYVLPWIMAACVAVVLLIVAIVIGDGYPCVVNLFGGHNLYHFGCALFVLTFIYAICAVSSFALETGGGRCARASLPDERGERLLLLDHAAHSSLLSAAQLSKLSHATRTQFV from the exons atgtttatCAGAAACAAGAAATGTAAACTGTCTCACAAAATGATGATTCGCCTGAATAATTTTTTGTACGTTTTTAATTTACGCCAAGGAACAATCCTTATAGCCGTCCATCAAATC GCGCTGTCATCTTTCGTACTGATAATATTGCTAGTCGGTATATCTCATGTCGGTGAAATGATGTCGATGCTCCACAACGATATGCTAGACGACGCGGAAAGGAGGGGATTTTACGAAATAGCTTACGGAGAACACTTGACTTTCCATGAAGGCGGTGTCGTGAGCACTAACAATCAACTCAGATTCGCAAAAGCACAACATTTGGCTTCAG tGACCGTCATTTTCCTCTACACAAGCACCATTCTGACGTCCATATATCTCATGTGTTGTGTCTCGCTGCTGCACGGAGCTGTCAAGTACAAGAGGGAGTACGTGCTGCCGTGGATCATGGCCGCCTGTGTGGCCGTGGTCCTGCTCATCGTGGCCATAGTCATTGGCGACGGATATCCCTGTGTGGTCAATCTCTTCGGCGGACATAATCTGTACC ATTTCGGTTGCGCGCTATTCGTGCTAACATTCATCTACGCCATCTGCGCCGTGAGTAGCTTCGCACTAGAGACGGGCGGCGGACGGTGCGCGCGCGCCTCGCTGCCCGACGAGCGCGGCGAGCGCTTACTGCTGCTCGACCACGCCGCGCACTCCAGCCTGCTGTCAGCCGCGCAGCTCAGCAAGCTGTCGCACGCTACCAGGACGCAGTTCGTGTAA
- the LOC112051504 gene encoding rRNA methyltransferase 2, mitochondrial: MLPQRTVVCKGINFARMCFLVNCLKRFKSSQQWLSRQKADPYVEKAKIYNYRCRSAFKLLEMDDKANILHPGQTVIDLGASPGSWTQVAVQKTNSDGADTTQPIGTVLSIDKLQIFPIEGATIMSNMDFSTIQAHDKVVEALNGRQVDLVLSDMAPNATGVKELDKDRIIGLCYMAIRFAALVTKIDGNLLFKVWDGKEVPILEMDLERFYKSIKILKPKASRSDSSEKFILARGFRGIQRPLQNGRWG, from the exons ATGCTACCGCAACGAACGGTCGTATGTAAAGGTATAAACTTTGCTAGAATGTGTTTTCTTGTGAACTGCTTAAAAAGGTTTAAAAGTTCACAACAATGGTTGAGTCGTCAAAAAGCAGATCCATACGTGGAGAAAGCGAAGATATATAACTACAG atgtCGAAGTGCTTTTAAACTGTTGGAAATGGATGATAAAGCCAACATCCTTCATCCTGGTCAAACTGTTATCGATTTGGGCGCTTCTCCCGGATCCTGGACACAGGTGGCTGTTCAAAAAACTAACTCAGATGGTGCGGATACTACACAACCAATAGGGACAGTTTTGTCAATTGATAAACTTCAGATATTCCCCATTGAG ggagCAACAATAATGAGCAACATGGACTTCTCAACCATACAAGCACATGATAAAGTTGTAGAAGCACTGAACGGGAGACAGGTAGATTTAGTTCTCTCAGACATGGCACCAAATGCTACAGGAGTGAAGGAGTTGGACAAAGACCGGATTATAGGCCTCTGTTACATGGCAATCAGGTTTGCAGCTCTAGTCACTAAGATAGATGGGAATTTACTGTTCAAAGTGTGGGACGGCAAAGAGGTGCCCATTTTGGAAATGGATTTGGAGAGGTTCTATAAAAGCATCAAGATCTTGAAGCCTAAAGCCAGTAGGTCAGATTCTTCCGAGAAGTTTATACTTGCAAGAGGATTCAGAGGTATTCAGAGGCCATTGCAAAATGGCAGGTGGGGATAA